The following is a genomic window from Candidatus Parvarchaeota archaeon.
CATCGGGCGGCCTGAAAGGCTGCGGCCACCCTGTGGGCGCAACGGGCATAAAGCAAATTGCCGAGATTGTTTGGCAACTCCGAGGCAAGGGAGAAGGCAGGCAGGTGAAGGGCGCTGAAATAGGGATGGCGCACAACGTGGGCGGCTCTGGCGCAACTGCAGTTGTGCACATCATGAAACGTGCTTGAACATAGTGGTTTTCATGCCATCAGAAAATCTTGCAATCACCTGGAGAAGGCTGCCCGAGCGCTACAGGCTCGCCGGCAACTCATGCACCAATTGCAAGACAAACTACTTCCCCACAAGGAAGCTTTGCCCCAAGTGCCGAAGGAAGGGAAAGCTTGTTGCAAAGCAATTTTGCGGCAAGGGAAAGATTTACTCATTCACCGAGCTTACGGCAGGGCCGGTTGGCTTTGAGCTTGAGATTCCCTATGTCCTTGCAATAGTGGAGCTTGATGAGGGGCCTAAAATCACAGCGCAAATAGTGGGAGTGGGCGAGAAGGACGTGAAGATTGGCGATTCGGTTGAGATGGTCTTCCGCAAGATTATGGAGGACTCGGCAGAAGGCCTGATTCACTACGGATACAAATTCAGGCTGGTGCGCAAGTAGATTTCGCTTGCTACTTTTTGTTCCAAAAGCAACAAACTGCCTATATATGAGCCGCAGCACGAAATAATGGATGTTTACGCATAACCCTCAGAAGAAGCTCTACGTGCCGCAAGAGCCAGGGCTAGCCGAAATAAAGGAGAAGCTTAGCGGCAGGCACGACTTTTTCTCCAAATTCAAAGGGCCTGAGCAGAACCCTGATGGGCACCGGAAAAAAGACTGGAG
Proteins encoded in this region:
- a CDS encoding thiolase domain-containing protein (Catalyzes the synthesis of acetoacetyl coenzyme A from two molecules of acetyl coenzyme A. It can also act as a thiolase, catalyzing the reverse reaction and generating two-carbon units from the four-carbon product of fatty acid oxidation), which translates into the protein SGGLKGCGHPVGATGIKQIAEIVWQLRGKGEGRQVKGAEIGMAHNVGGSGATAVVHIMKRA
- a CDS encoding Zn-ribbon domain-containing OB-fold protein; its protein translation is MPSENLAITWRRLPERYRLAGNSCTNCKTNYFPTRKLCPKCRRKGKLVAKQFCGKGKIYSFTELTAGPVGFELEIPYVLAIVELDEGPKITAQIVGVGEKDVKIGDSVEMVFRKIMEDSAEGLIHYGYKFRLVRK